From Lemur catta isolate mLemCat1 chromosome 21, mLemCat1.pri, whole genome shotgun sequence, a single genomic window includes:
- the RAB36 gene encoding ras-related protein Rab-36 isoform X4 produces the protein MRKPSPEEVLSFALCKAPSTVPAASITAGAERAAGPWQSPTDAPKPGRDTRAGSQLWMEAVPRETEQWYTPEACLQHKEHFHGQVSAACQRRNTGTVGLRLSKVVVVGDLYVGKTSLIHRFCKNAFDRDYKATIGVDFEIERFEIAGIPYSLQIWDTAGQEKFKCIASTYYRGAQVIVTAFDLTDVQTLAHTRQWLADALQENAANSCFIFLVGTKKDLLSGAACEQAEAEAVHLANEMQAEYWSVSAKTGSWEAGLMDGV, from the exons atgaggaaaccgagccCCGAGGAGGTTTTGTCATTTGCCCTTTGCAAAGCTCCTTCCACCGTCCCTGCTGCCTCTATCACAGCTGGAGCTGAGAGGGCAGCTGGGCCATGGCAGAGCCCGACTGATGCCCCCAAACCTGGAAGAGACACTCGGGCTGGGTCTCAGCTGTGGATGGAAGCAGTgcccagagagacagagcag TGGTACACGCCTGAAGCCTGCCTGCAGCACAAGGAGCACTTCCACGGGCAGGTCAGCGCAGCCTGCCAGCGCAGGAACACGGGGACTGTCGG GCTCAGGCTCTCCAAGGTGGTTGTCGTTGGCGATCTCTACGTGGGGAAGACCAGCCTCATCCACAG GTTTTGCAAGAATGCGTTTGACCGAGACTATAAGGCCACCATTGGGGTGGACTTCGAAATCGAGCGCTTTGAGATCGCAGGGATTCCCTACAGCCTCCAGAT CTGGGACACAGCCGGGCAGGAGAAGTTCAAGTGCATCGCGTCTACCTACTACCGGGGTGCCCAGG TGATCGTCACAGCCTTCGACCTCACCGACGTGCAGACCCTGGCGCACACCAG GCAGTGGCTGGCGGACGCACTGCAGGAGAACGCGGCGAACTCCTGCTTCATCTTCCTCGTGGGAACCAAGAAGGACCTTCTG TCAGGGGCAGCGTGTGAGCAGGCCGAAGCGGAGGCCGTGCACCTGGCCAACGAGATGCAGGCTGAGTACTGGTCGGTGTCCGCCAAGACCG GAAGCTGGGAGGCCGGTCTCATGGACGGGGTATAG
- the RAB36 gene encoding ras-related protein Rab-36 isoform X3, translated as MKSSLSPMGLPVSRDRVIASFPKWYTPEACLQHKEHFHGQVSAACQRRNTGTVGLRLSKVVVVGDLYVGKTSLIHRFCKNAFDRDYKATIGVDFEIERFEIAGIPYSLQIWDTAGQEKFKCIASTYYRGAQVIVTAFDLTDVQTLAHTRQWLADALQENAANSCFIFLVGTKKDLLSGAACEQAEAEAVHLANEMQAEYWSVSAKTGENVKAFFSRVAALSFEHSVLQDLERRSSTQLQVGEGDVIRVKGSSPESQEGSGLSSLGCC; from the exons ATGAAGTCCTCCCTGTCTCCTATGGGGCTCCCTGTGAGCCGGGACCGCGTCATCGCCAGCTTCCCCAAG TGGTACACGCCTGAAGCCTGCCTGCAGCACAAGGAGCACTTCCACGGGCAGGTCAGCGCAGCCTGCCAGCGCAGGAACACGGGGACTGTCGG GCTCAGGCTCTCCAAGGTGGTTGTCGTTGGCGATCTCTACGTGGGGAAGACCAGCCTCATCCACAG GTTTTGCAAGAATGCGTTTGACCGAGACTATAAGGCCACCATTGGGGTGGACTTCGAAATCGAGCGCTTTGAGATCGCAGGGATTCCCTACAGCCTCCAGAT CTGGGACACAGCCGGGCAGGAGAAGTTCAAGTGCATCGCGTCTACCTACTACCGGGGTGCCCAGG TGATCGTCACAGCCTTCGACCTCACCGACGTGCAGACCCTGGCGCACACCAG GCAGTGGCTGGCGGACGCACTGCAGGAGAACGCGGCGAACTCCTGCTTCATCTTCCTCGTGGGAACCAAGAAGGACCTTCTG TCAGGGGCAGCGTGTGAGCAGGCCGAAGCGGAGGCCGTGCACCTGGCCAACGAGATGCAGGCTGAGTACTGGTCGGTGTCCGCCAAGACCG GGGAGAACGTGAAGGCGTTCTTCAGCCGCGTGGCCGCCTTGTCGTTCGAGCATTCGGTGCTGCAGGACCTGGAGAGGCGGAGCAGCACCCAGCTCCAGGTCGGCGAGGGAGACGTCATCC GAGTGAAAGGAAGCTCACCTGAGAGCCAGGAGGGCAGCGggctctccagcctgggctgctGTTAG
- the RAB36 gene encoding ras-related protein Rab-36 isoform X2, translated as MPRTTADIGRGPPNAQKGPTGKDSGRMKSSLSPMGLPVSRDRVIASFPKWYTPEACLQHKEHFHGQVSAACQRRNTGTVGLRLSKVVVVGDLYVGKTSLIHRFCKNAFDRDYKATIGVDFEIERFEIAGIPYSLQIWDTAGQEKFKCIASTYYRGAQVIVTAFDLTDVQTLAHTRQWLADALQENAANSCFIFLVGTKKDLLSGAACEQAEAEAVHLANEMQAEYWSVSAKTGENVKAFFSRVAALSFEHSVLQDLERRSSTQLQVGEGDVIRVKGSSPESQEGSGLSSLGCC; from the exons ATGCCGAGGACTACAGCAGACATTGGCCGAGGCCCGCCGAATGCGCAGAAGGGCCCGACAGGAAAA GATTCTGGAAGGATGAAGTCCTCCCTGTCTCCTATGGGGCTCCCTGTGAGCCGGGACCGCGTCATCGCCAGCTTCCCCAAG TGGTACACGCCTGAAGCCTGCCTGCAGCACAAGGAGCACTTCCACGGGCAGGTCAGCGCAGCCTGCCAGCGCAGGAACACGGGGACTGTCGG GCTCAGGCTCTCCAAGGTGGTTGTCGTTGGCGATCTCTACGTGGGGAAGACCAGCCTCATCCACAG GTTTTGCAAGAATGCGTTTGACCGAGACTATAAGGCCACCATTGGGGTGGACTTCGAAATCGAGCGCTTTGAGATCGCAGGGATTCCCTACAGCCTCCAGAT CTGGGACACAGCCGGGCAGGAGAAGTTCAAGTGCATCGCGTCTACCTACTACCGGGGTGCCCAGG TGATCGTCACAGCCTTCGACCTCACCGACGTGCAGACCCTGGCGCACACCAG GCAGTGGCTGGCGGACGCACTGCAGGAGAACGCGGCGAACTCCTGCTTCATCTTCCTCGTGGGAACCAAGAAGGACCTTCTG TCAGGGGCAGCGTGTGAGCAGGCCGAAGCGGAGGCCGTGCACCTGGCCAACGAGATGCAGGCTGAGTACTGGTCGGTGTCCGCCAAGACCG GGGAGAACGTGAAGGCGTTCTTCAGCCGCGTGGCCGCCTTGTCGTTCGAGCATTCGGTGCTGCAGGACCTGGAGAGGCGGAGCAGCACCCAGCTCCAGGTCGGCGAGGGAGACGTCATCC GAGTGAAAGGAAGCTCACCTGAGAGCCAGGAGGGCAGCGggctctccagcctgggctgctGTTAG
- the RAB36 gene encoding ras-related protein Rab-36 isoform X1, with product MRKPSPEEVLSFALCKAPSTVPAASITAGAERAAGPWQSPTDAPKPGRDTRAGSQLWMEAVPRETEQWYTPEACLQHKEHFHGQVSAACQRRNTGTVGLRLSKVVVVGDLYVGKTSLIHRFCKNAFDRDYKATIGVDFEIERFEIAGIPYSLQIWDTAGQEKFKCIASTYYRGAQVIVTAFDLTDVQTLAHTRQWLADALQENAANSCFIFLVGTKKDLLSGAACEQAEAEAVHLANEMQAEYWSVSAKTGENVKAFFSRVAALSFEHSVLQDLERRSSTQLQVGEGDVIRVKGSSPESQEGSGLSSLGCC from the exons atgaggaaaccgagccCCGAGGAGGTTTTGTCATTTGCCCTTTGCAAAGCTCCTTCCACCGTCCCTGCTGCCTCTATCACAGCTGGAGCTGAGAGGGCAGCTGGGCCATGGCAGAGCCCGACTGATGCCCCCAAACCTGGAAGAGACACTCGGGCTGGGTCTCAGCTGTGGATGGAAGCAGTgcccagagagacagagcag TGGTACACGCCTGAAGCCTGCCTGCAGCACAAGGAGCACTTCCACGGGCAGGTCAGCGCAGCCTGCCAGCGCAGGAACACGGGGACTGTCGG GCTCAGGCTCTCCAAGGTGGTTGTCGTTGGCGATCTCTACGTGGGGAAGACCAGCCTCATCCACAG GTTTTGCAAGAATGCGTTTGACCGAGACTATAAGGCCACCATTGGGGTGGACTTCGAAATCGAGCGCTTTGAGATCGCAGGGATTCCCTACAGCCTCCAGAT CTGGGACACAGCCGGGCAGGAGAAGTTCAAGTGCATCGCGTCTACCTACTACCGGGGTGCCCAGG TGATCGTCACAGCCTTCGACCTCACCGACGTGCAGACCCTGGCGCACACCAG GCAGTGGCTGGCGGACGCACTGCAGGAGAACGCGGCGAACTCCTGCTTCATCTTCCTCGTGGGAACCAAGAAGGACCTTCTG TCAGGGGCAGCGTGTGAGCAGGCCGAAGCGGAGGCCGTGCACCTGGCCAACGAGATGCAGGCTGAGTACTGGTCGGTGTCCGCCAAGACCG GGGAGAACGTGAAGGCGTTCTTCAGCCGCGTGGCCGCCTTGTCGTTCGAGCATTCGGTGCTGCAGGACCTGGAGAGGCGGAGCAGCACCCAGCTCCAGGTCGGCGAGGGAGACGTCATCC GAGTGAAAGGAAGCTCACCTGAGAGCCAGGAGGGCAGCGggctctccagcctgggctgctGTTAG